In Streptomyces sp. NBC_01707, a genomic segment contains:
- a CDS encoding aldo/keto reductase: MKYTQLGRTGLEVSRLVLGTMNFGPQTNEADSHAIMDAALDAGVNFFDTANVYGWGENKGRTEEILGTWFAKGGERRDKVVLATKVYGNMAAEGDAWPNHHKLSALNIRRAVDASLKRLQTDHIDLYQFHHIDRATPVEEIWQAIDVLIQQGKILYAGSSNFAGWKIAQTNETAKRLGSYGLVSEQCLYNLAERRAEMEVIPAAQEYGLGVIPWSPLHGGLLGGVIRKEREGGGARSTSGRSADALADSTVRAQIQAYEDLLEKHGLEPGEVGLAWLLTRPGVTGPISGPRTREQLDSAVRAVDLELSDEVLAGLDEIFPGTGPSPEAFAW; the protein is encoded by the coding sequence ATGAAGTACACGCAGCTCGGACGCACCGGACTCGAAGTCAGCCGACTTGTCCTCGGCACCATGAACTTCGGCCCGCAGACCAATGAGGCCGACAGCCACGCGATCATGGACGCCGCGCTGGACGCGGGCGTCAACTTTTTCGACACTGCCAATGTCTACGGTTGGGGCGAGAACAAGGGCCGCACGGAGGAGATCCTCGGCACCTGGTTCGCCAAGGGCGGTGAACGCCGCGACAAGGTCGTACTCGCCACCAAGGTGTACGGGAACATGGCCGCGGAGGGCGATGCCTGGCCCAACCACCACAAGCTCTCCGCGCTCAACATCAGGCGCGCCGTCGACGCCAGCCTCAAGCGGCTGCAGACGGACCACATCGACCTGTACCAGTTCCACCACATCGACCGCGCCACCCCGGTCGAGGAGATCTGGCAGGCCATCGACGTCCTGATCCAGCAGGGCAAGATCCTCTACGCGGGCTCGTCCAACTTCGCCGGCTGGAAGATCGCCCAGACCAACGAGACCGCGAAGCGTCTCGGCTCCTACGGCCTGGTCAGCGAGCAGTGCCTCTACAACCTCGCCGAACGTCGCGCCGAGATGGAGGTCATCCCGGCCGCGCAGGAGTACGGCCTCGGTGTCATCCCGTGGTCCCCGCTGCACGGCGGGCTGCTCGGCGGAGTGATCCGCAAGGAGCGCGAGGGCGGCGGGGCCCGTTCGACGTCCGGCCGGTCCGCGGACGCGCTCGCCGACTCCACGGTGCGCGCGCAGATCCAGGCGTACGAGGACCTGCTGGAGAAGCACGGCCTGGAGCCCGGCGAGGTGGGCCTGGCCTGGCTGCTGACCCGTCCGGGCGTGACGGGTCCGATCTCCGGCCCGCGTACGCGTGAGCAGCTGGACTCGGCGGTGCGCGCCGTGGACCTGGAGCTGTCGGACGAGGTGCTGGCAGGCCTGGACGAGATCTTCCCGGGCACCGGCCCGTCGCCGGAGGCCTTCGCCTGGTGA
- the thpR gene encoding RNA 2',3'-cyclic phosphodiesterase produces the protein MRLFVAVLPPDSAIAELRRAVAPLHTLPGAGGMRWTGTDAWHFTLAFLGVVDEGLLPDLHERLGRAAHRTERFPLRIHRGGRFDGHVLWAGAAGELDTLRLLAERADAAARRAGVAMDEHRRYTPHLTLARSRSETDLHPYVEALDPFEGTPWEVGEVALVRSNLPVAGVPGERPRYEVVASWPLGH, from the coding sequence ATGAGACTCTTCGTCGCCGTTCTGCCGCCCGACTCCGCGATCGCGGAGCTCCGCCGTGCCGTCGCCCCGCTGCACACCCTTCCGGGGGCCGGTGGCATGCGCTGGACCGGCACCGACGCGTGGCACTTCACGCTCGCCTTCCTCGGCGTGGTCGACGAAGGGCTGCTGCCCGACCTGCACGAACGGCTGGGGCGCGCCGCCCACCGCACCGAGCGGTTCCCGCTGCGCATCCACCGAGGCGGCCGGTTCGACGGCCATGTGCTGTGGGCCGGGGCCGCCGGCGAACTCGACACGCTGAGGCTCCTCGCCGAGCGCGCCGACGCGGCAGCCCGCCGCGCCGGCGTCGCGATGGACGAGCACCGCCGCTACACCCCGCACCTCACCCTCGCCCGCAGCCGCTCCGAGACGGACCTGCACCCCTACGTGGAGGCCCTGGACCCCTTCGAGGGCACACCGTGGGAGGTCGGCGAGGTCGCTCTCGTGCGCAGCAATCTGCCGGTCGCCGGGGTGCCGGGGGAGCGGCCGCGGTACGAGGTGGTGGCCTCCTGGCCGCTGGGGCACTGA
- a CDS encoding PadR family transcriptional regulator, with amino-acid sequence MYDARGEDAQVLELAILGFLYEQPLHGYELKRRVAHLTGHVRPIADGTLYPAIKRLERAGWLGRRTEPGSRAAPRHTLTLTDEGREELRRRLREADDVDISDENRWFTVLAFLRHLRAPAEQADVLRRRLTFLQEPSSFFYDYGSGGERPLGLEAFHDPFRRGVLTIARAASEAELSWLTTTLEDLETR; translated from the coding sequence ATGTATGACGCGAGAGGGGAGGATGCTCAGGTGCTGGAACTGGCCATCCTGGGATTTCTGTACGAGCAGCCGCTGCACGGCTACGAGTTGAAGCGCCGCGTCGCCCATCTCACCGGCCATGTCCGCCCGATCGCGGACGGCACGCTGTACCCGGCGATCAAGCGCCTGGAGCGCGCCGGGTGGCTCGGCCGCCGGACCGAGCCCGGAAGCAGGGCGGCACCCCGTCACACGTTGACCCTGACGGACGAAGGGCGCGAGGAGCTGCGCCGCCGGCTGCGCGAGGCCGACGACGTGGACATCAGCGACGAGAACCGCTGGTTCACCGTCCTCGCCTTCCTCCGCCACCTGCGGGCCCCCGCCGAGCAGGCGGACGTACTGCGACGCAGGCTGACGTTCCTTCAGGAGCCGAGCAGTTTCTTCTACGACTACGGCTCCGGGGGCGAGCGCCCGCTCGGCCTGGAGGCCTTCCACGACCCGTTCCGACGAGGCGTTCTCACGATCGCCCGTGCGGCGAGCGAAGCGGAACTGAGCTGGCTGACAACGACCCTCGAGGATCTCGAAACCCGCTGA
- a CDS encoding NCS2 family permease, with amino-acid sequence MSPSATASVDSRQPIAPQPHGGLDRFFKISERGSSVAREIRGGFATFFAMAYIIVLNPIILGSAKDMYGHQLNGGQLVTATVLTAAFSTLLMGVIGNVPIALAAGLGVNTVVALQLAPRMSWPDAMGMVVLAGIVVMLLVATGLRERVMNAVPKSLRKGIAIGIGLFILLIGLVDSGFVSRIPDVAHTTVPLQLGSDGHLNGWPVLVFILGALLTLALIVRKVPGAILISIVAMTVVAMVIDTVADLPGEAWGLTVPQWPGNPVATPDFGLIGKVSLFGGFDKVGALTGILFVFTVLLSCFFDAMGTILGVGDEAKLTDKDGNFPGINKVLFVDGIAVAAGGASSSSASTCFVESTAGVGEGARTGFASVVTGLLFTVALFLTPLATMVPSQAATPALLAVGFLIIAGSVRDIDWSDYTLAVPAFLAMVMMPFTYSITNGIGIGFIAFSVLRVAAGRWREVPVAMYVVSAVFVFYYAMPALGLTS; translated from the coding sequence ATGTCCCCCTCGGCCACCGCTTCGGTCGACTCCAGGCAGCCCATAGCTCCACAGCCGCACGGCGGCCTGGACCGTTTCTTCAAGATCTCCGAGCGGGGGTCGTCGGTCGCGCGTGAGATCCGCGGCGGATTCGCCACGTTCTTCGCGATGGCGTACATCATCGTGCTGAACCCGATCATCCTCGGCAGCGCGAAGGACATGTACGGGCATCAGCTCAATGGCGGCCAGCTGGTCACCGCCACCGTGCTGACCGCGGCGTTCTCCACCCTGTTGATGGGCGTCATCGGCAATGTGCCGATCGCGCTGGCCGCCGGTCTCGGCGTCAACACCGTTGTCGCCCTGCAGCTCGCCCCCCGGATGAGCTGGCCGGACGCGATGGGCATGGTCGTCCTCGCCGGCATCGTCGTCATGCTGCTCGTCGCGACCGGGCTGCGCGAACGCGTGATGAACGCCGTACCGAAGTCGCTCCGCAAGGGCATCGCGATCGGTATCGGTCTCTTCATCCTGCTGATCGGTCTGGTCGACTCGGGCTTCGTCTCCCGCATCCCGGACGTCGCGCACACCACCGTGCCGCTTCAGCTCGGCAGTGACGGCCACCTCAACGGCTGGCCGGTTCTGGTCTTCATCCTCGGCGCGCTGCTCACCCTCGCGCTGATCGTCCGCAAGGTGCCGGGCGCGATCCTGATCTCGATCGTCGCCATGACGGTCGTCGCGATGGTCATCGACACGGTCGCCGACCTGCCGGGCGAGGCCTGGGGCCTGACCGTTCCGCAGTGGCCGGGCAATCCGGTCGCCACCCCCGACTTCGGACTGATCGGCAAGGTCAGCCTGTTCGGCGGCTTCGACAAGGTCGGTGCGCTCACCGGCATCCTGTTCGTCTTCACCGTGCTGCTGTCCTGCTTCTTCGACGCGATGGGCACCATCCTCGGTGTCGGTGACGAGGCCAAGCTGACGGACAAGGACGGCAACTTCCCCGGCATCAACAAGGTGCTGTTCGTGGACGGCATCGCGGTCGCCGCGGGTGGTGCGAGCTCCTCCTCCGCCAGTACCTGCTTCGTGGAGTCCACGGCGGGCGTCGGAGAGGGCGCCCGCACCGGCTTCGCCAGCGTGGTGACGGGTCTGCTGTTCACGGTGGCGCTGTTCCTGACGCCGCTGGCGACCATGGTTCCGTCGCAGGCGGCCACGCCGGCGCTGCTCGCGGTCGGCTTCCTGATCATCGCGGGGTCGGTGCGGGACATCGACTGGAGCGACTACACGCTCGCCGTCCCGGCCTTCCTGGCCATGGTGATGATGCCGTTCACGTACTCGATCACCAACGGCATCGGCATCGGCTTCATCGCCTTCTCCGTGCTGCGGGTGGCGGCCGGTCGCTGGCGCGAGGTGCCGGTGGCCATGTACGTGGTGTCGGCGGTCTTCGTCTTCTACTACGCGATGCCGGCCCTCGGCCTGACGTCGTAA
- a CDS encoding N-acetylmuramoyl-L-alanine amidase: MRSRRRLWATAAVATTAVAGVLVFQGMTGNSDDSADSKAGPVRAEVREAALKVSADGSSATLGRRDTAPFSMLGVTWTDPAAKVSGSVEVRTRSAADGNWTSWLPLETDLDGRTETGRSGVRGATEPRWVGPSNGVEVRVTAGDKISAKLPAGLRLDTVAPGRTPGKDSGDGTALNADPAAFVAADENPADPSADPSTDPSVPGDSPTPEASDASSPAAEPTVSEPSPSTSVSQSPTVTESGTPTSGVSTSPSATLPVAPPSTVPRPPITSRAGWGADESISPEAPEYNDTVKAVFVHHTAGTNDYSCTDSAAVVRSLYAYHVQSNGWKDIGYNFVVDKCGTVFEGRKGGVDRPVLGAHTYGFNRESAGIAVIGTYTGAGAPTAALTSVARVAAWKLGQYKVDPAGTTMLTAGADGNNYAGTKFVSGTQYSFKTISGHRDGYNTECPGTKLYGQLPTIRSNAAGPVTGLIVKSVTGAGLSGTTYYTKSAITVGWTATTPNALISKYELLVDGKSVATAGSTATSAKATLGAGTHKIQVRATHQSGKTATSAAATVIADQTAPTFTTKPNLALRTGTVNTTAVPLTLKWKAADAASLKEVRLTAPVAKTYGPTTTSASHTAKSGVATAWSMTAYDLAGNTAAASVSGTPVILQETSATKTGTWTSKSSSSYLGGKSYSSSSKGASLTWTFTGRSAAWVVSRASTSGQAYVYVDGTKVATVDLKSSTTKYRDALWTKSWSTSAKHTVKIVVVATSGRPTITTDGLVYLK; this comes from the coding sequence TTGAGATCGCGGCGAAGACTCTGGGCCACGGCTGCTGTTGCGACGACGGCGGTGGCCGGTGTCCTGGTGTTCCAGGGCATGACCGGAAATTCCGACGACAGTGCCGACAGCAAGGCAGGTCCGGTCCGGGCCGAGGTGCGCGAGGCGGCGCTGAAGGTGTCCGCCGACGGCAGTTCCGCGACGCTCGGCAGGCGGGACACCGCTCCGTTCAGCATGCTCGGCGTCACCTGGACCGACCCGGCGGCCAAGGTGTCCGGATCCGTCGAGGTGAGGACCCGGTCCGCCGCCGACGGGAACTGGACGTCCTGGCTGCCCCTCGAAACCGACCTGGACGGGCGTACGGAGACCGGCCGGTCCGGTGTCCGCGGGGCCACCGAGCCGCGCTGGGTCGGGCCGTCGAACGGTGTCGAGGTACGAGTGACGGCGGGGGACAAGATCTCCGCCAAGCTCCCGGCGGGCCTGCGGCTGGACACCGTCGCCCCCGGAAGGACCCCCGGCAAGGACTCCGGCGACGGAACCGCGCTGAACGCGGACCCGGCCGCCTTCGTCGCCGCGGACGAGAATCCGGCGGACCCGTCGGCCGACCCGTCCACCGACCCGTCGGTCCCCGGCGACTCCCCCACGCCCGAGGCGTCCGACGCCTCGTCACCGGCCGCCGAGCCCACGGTGTCCGAGCCTTCGCCGTCCACGTCGGTGTCGCAGAGCCCCACCGTCACGGAGAGCGGCACACCCACGTCGGGCGTGAGCACCTCGCCGTCCGCGACGCTGCCGGTCGCACCGCCGTCCACCGTGCCCCGGCCGCCGATCACGTCCCGCGCGGGCTGGGGCGCCGACGAGTCGATCAGCCCGGAGGCACCGGAGTACAACGACACGGTCAAGGCCGTCTTCGTCCACCACACCGCGGGGACCAACGACTACTCCTGCACCGACTCCGCCGCCGTCGTCCGCAGCCTGTACGCGTACCACGTACAGAGCAACGGCTGGAAGGACATCGGCTACAACTTCGTGGTCGACAAGTGCGGGACGGTCTTCGAGGGCCGTAAGGGCGGCGTGGACCGGCCCGTCCTCGGCGCACACACCTACGGCTTCAACCGGGAGTCGGCCGGTATCGCGGTCATCGGCACCTACACAGGCGCCGGCGCGCCGACCGCGGCGCTCACCTCGGTCGCTCGGGTGGCCGCGTGGAAGCTCGGCCAGTACAAGGTCGACCCGGCGGGCACCACGATGCTCACCGCCGGCGCCGACGGCAACAACTACGCCGGGACGAAGTTCGTCTCGGGAACGCAGTACTCGTTCAAAACGATCTCCGGCCACCGCGACGGCTACAACACCGAGTGCCCCGGCACCAAGCTGTACGGCCAACTGCCGACCATCCGCAGCAACGCGGCCGGGCCCGTCACCGGACTGATCGTCAAATCCGTGACCGGCGCCGGCCTGTCCGGCACGACGTACTACACCAAGTCGGCGATCACCGTGGGCTGGACGGCGACCACGCCGAACGCCCTGATCTCCAAGTACGAGCTGCTGGTCGACGGCAAGAGTGTCGCCACGGCCGGGTCCACCGCCACCTCGGCGAAGGCCACGCTCGGTGCCGGCACCCACAAGATCCAGGTCCGGGCCACGCACCAGTCGGGGAAGACGGCCACGTCCGCGGCCGCGACCGTGATCGCCGATCAGACGGCTCCCACGTTCACCACCAAGCCGAACCTCGCCCTGCGCACCGGCACGGTGAACACCACCGCCGTCCCGCTCACCCTGAAGTGGAAGGCGGCCGACGCCGCGTCCCTGAAGGAGGTCCGGCTGACCGCCCCGGTCGCCAAGACCTACGGGCCGACCACCACGAGCGCCTCGCACACCGCCAAGTCCGGCGTGGCGACCGCCTGGTCCATGACCGCGTACGACCTGGCGGGCAACACCGCGGCCGCCTCCGTCTCCGGCACCCCGGTCATCCTCCAGGAGACCTCGGCCACGAAGACCGGCACCTGGACGTCGAAGTCGTCGTCCAGCTACCTCGGCGGCAAGTCGTACTCCAGCTCGTCCAAGGGCGCGAGCCTGACCTGGACGTTCACCGGCAGGTCGGCCGCCTGGGTGGTCTCGCGCGCCAGTACGTCCGGCCAGGCGTACGTCTACGTCGACGGCACGAAGGTGGCGACGGTCGACCTGAAGTCGTCCACCACCAAGTACCGCGACGCGCTCTGGACGAAGAGCTGGTCCACGAGCGCCAAGCACACGGTCAAGATCGTCGTCGTCGCCACCTCGGGACGGCCGACGATCACCACCGACGGCCTGGTCTACCTCAAGTAG
- a CDS encoding alpha/beta fold hydrolase — MQNAQVTAGGARIRWVEIPGSDGRTRVYLHGLGASSGPYFTASAVHPLLADSRSLLMDMLGFGISDRPTDFDYTLEAHADAIAVALRAADAYATDVVAHSMGGSVAIVLAARHPELVARLVLIDANLDPVAPDRQRPGSSGIAAYTEEEFLGQGMAEVRDRVGPHWWSTMRLSGPEALYRSAVHLARGTTPTMREQLLELKIPRTYLRPEGDGPLPDEDGLVEGGVRVVPVPGCEHNIMLDNPEAFVKETARALGLG, encoded by the coding sequence ATGCAGAACGCACAGGTGACTGCGGGCGGTGCGCGCATCCGGTGGGTGGAGATCCCGGGCAGCGACGGACGGACCCGCGTCTATCTGCATGGGCTCGGCGCCTCGTCCGGTCCGTACTTCACCGCGAGCGCCGTCCATCCGCTCCTCGCCGACAGCCGTTCGCTGCTCATGGACATGCTCGGCTTCGGCATCAGTGACCGGCCCACGGACTTCGACTACACGCTCGAGGCGCACGCCGACGCGATCGCCGTCGCACTCAGGGCCGCCGATGCGTACGCGACGGACGTCGTGGCACACAGCATGGGCGGTTCGGTGGCCATCGTGCTCGCGGCACGCCACCCGGAGCTGGTGGCGCGGCTCGTCCTGATCGACGCCAACCTCGACCCGGTCGCACCCGATCGGCAGCGGCCCGGCAGCAGCGGCATCGCCGCGTACACGGAGGAGGAGTTCCTCGGTCAGGGCATGGCCGAGGTGCGCGACCGGGTGGGACCCCACTGGTGGTCGACGATGCGGCTCTCGGGCCCGGAGGCGCTGTACCGCAGTGCCGTGCACCTCGCGCGCGGAACGACGCCCACGATGCGCGAGCAGCTGCTGGAGCTCAAGATTCCGCGCACTTACCTGCGGCCGGAGGGCGACGGGCCGCTGCCCGACGAGGACGGTCTGGTCGAGGGCGGGGTGCGGGTCGTGCCCGTCCCGGGGTGCGAGCACAACATCATGCTGGACAACCCCGAGGCGTTCGTGAAGGAGACGGCCCGGGCCCTGGGGCTCGGCTGA
- the pip gene encoding prolyl aminopeptidase: MDREPHAKYPPIEPYDQGMLDVGDGNLVHWEVCGNPEGKPALVVHGGPGSGCGAHTRQYFDPDRYRVVLFDQRGCGRSTPHASDPAADMRHNTTAHLIADMERLRVRLGIEKWLLYGGSWGSTLILAYAEEHPERVSEIVIPAVTTTRRSEIDWLYRGVGKIFPEAWDLFRAGVPEAAGDDGLVAAYARRMESTDAAVRAKATADWCAWEDAVLSQETYSGPPPYSGRPGRAQQALVRICSHYFSHGAWLEEGQLIRNAGRLAGIPGVLVHGRFDLGGPLITAWELAKAWPDAELTVIDGAGHLGGPATTRAVLEALDRFAAR, encoded by the coding sequence ATGGACCGCGAGCCCCACGCGAAGTACCCCCCGATCGAACCGTACGACCAGGGCATGCTCGATGTCGGTGACGGCAATCTCGTGCACTGGGAGGTCTGCGGCAACCCGGAGGGCAAGCCCGCGCTCGTCGTCCACGGCGGCCCGGGGTCGGGGTGCGGCGCGCACACCCGGCAGTACTTCGACCCGGACCGGTACCGCGTCGTCCTCTTCGACCAGCGGGGCTGCGGCCGGTCGACCCCGCACGCGAGCGACCCTGCCGCCGACATGCGGCACAACACCACCGCCCACCTCATCGCCGACATGGAGCGGCTGCGTGTCCGTCTCGGGATCGAGAAGTGGCTGCTGTACGGGGGGTCCTGGGGGTCGACGCTGATCCTGGCGTACGCCGAGGAACATCCGGAGCGGGTCTCCGAGATCGTGATCCCGGCCGTCACGACGACCCGGCGCAGTGAGATCGACTGGCTGTACCGGGGCGTCGGGAAGATCTTTCCGGAGGCCTGGGACCTGTTCCGGGCGGGCGTCCCGGAGGCCGCCGGGGACGACGGTCTGGTGGCCGCGTACGCCCGGCGGATGGAGAGCACGGACGCTGCGGTACGGGCGAAGGCCACGGCCGACTGGTGTGCCTGGGAGGACGCGGTGCTCTCCCAGGAGACGTACTCGGGGCCGCCCCCCTACAGCGGCCGGCCGGGCAGGGCTCAGCAGGCGCTGGTACGGATCTGTTCGCACTACTTCTCGCACGGCGCCTGGCTGGAGGAAGGGCAGCTGATCCGGAACGCCGGGCGGCTGGCGGGCATCCCGGGTGTGCTGGTGCACGGCCGGTTCGACCTCGGCGGCCCGCTGATCACCGCGTGGGAGCTGGCGAAGGCATGGCCGGACGCGGAGCTGACCGTGATCGACGGGGCTGGGCATCTGGGCGGGCCGGCGACCACCCGGGCGGTCCTGGAGGCGCTGGACCGGTTCGCCGCGCGGTAG
- a CDS encoding MFS transporter, translating to MSTGSGADSAPAPTSTHESKPGGTFSSLKIRNYRLFATGAVISNTGTWMSRITQDWLVLSLTGSATAVGITTALQFLPMLLFGLYGGVIADRLPKRKLLLFSQAALGLCGLALAALTLSGVVQVWHVYLIAFLLGMVTVVDNPARQSFVSEMVGPAQLRNAVSLNSANFQSARLIGPAVAGVLITTVGSGWAFMFNGLSFGAPLIGLLLMRTSELHKAVVVPRAKGQLREGLRYVSGRPELIWPIVLVGFVGTFGFNFPIWLTAFADEIFHGGAGMYSFFNILMAAGSLAGALLAARRRSSRLRMLVAAGTVFGLLEIVASMSPYVWLFAILLVPIGMIGLTTNISANTSVQMAADPAMRGRVMSLYMMVFAGGTPVGAPIVGWISDTYGVRTAMAVGGTFSMFAALGVGFMLARVGGLRIKVDLRPGHPHVRFVPREQLATAA from the coding sequence TTGAGTACGGGATCCGGAGCAGACTCCGCCCCCGCACCGACGTCCACCCACGAGAGCAAGCCCGGCGGGACCTTCTCGTCGCTGAAGATCCGCAACTACCGCCTGTTCGCCACAGGCGCGGTGATCTCCAACACCGGTACCTGGATGTCCCGCATCACGCAGGACTGGCTCGTCCTGAGCCTCACCGGGTCCGCCACCGCCGTCGGCATCACCACGGCCCTCCAGTTCCTTCCCATGCTGCTCTTCGGCCTGTACGGCGGCGTCATCGCCGACCGACTGCCGAAGCGCAAGCTCCTCCTCTTCAGCCAGGCCGCGCTCGGCCTCTGTGGGCTCGCCCTCGCCGCCCTCACCCTCTCCGGCGTCGTCCAGGTGTGGCACGTCTACCTGATCGCCTTCCTGCTCGGCATGGTCACGGTCGTGGACAACCCGGCCCGCCAGTCCTTCGTCTCCGAGATGGTCGGCCCCGCCCAGCTGCGGAACGCGGTCAGTCTGAATTCGGCCAACTTCCAGTCGGCCCGGCTGATCGGTCCCGCCGTCGCGGGTGTCCTGATCACCACGGTCGGCAGCGGCTGGGCCTTCATGTTCAACGGCCTGTCCTTCGGCGCCCCGCTCATCGGCCTGCTGCTGATGCGCACGAGCGAACTGCACAAGGCGGTCGTCGTGCCGCGTGCCAAGGGGCAGCTCCGCGAGGGGCTGCGCTACGTCTCGGGACGCCCCGAGCTGATCTGGCCGATCGTCCTGGTCGGCTTCGTCGGCACGTTCGGCTTCAACTTCCCGATCTGGCTCACCGCCTTCGCGGACGAGATCTTCCACGGCGGCGCGGGGATGTACTCGTTCTTCAACATCCTCATGGCGGCCGGTTCGCTGGCCGGCGCACTGCTGGCCGCCCGGCGGCGCTCCTCGCGGCTGCGGATGCTGGTGGCGGCGGGAACGGTGTTCGGTCTCCTGGAGATCGTCGCGTCCATGTCGCCGTACGTCTGGCTCTTCGCGATCCTGCTGGTCCCGATCGGCATGATCGGCCTGACCACCAACATCAGCGCGAACACGAGCGTCCAGATGGCCGCCGACCCGGCCATGCGCGGCCGGGTGATGAGCCTGTACATGATGGTCTTCGCCGGGGGTACGCCGGTGGGCGCCCCGATCGTGGGCTGGATCAGCGACACGTACGGTGTCCGGACCGCCATGGCGGTCGGCGGCACGTTCTCGATGTTCGCCGCACTCGGCGTCGGCTTCATGCTGGCCCGTGTCGGCGGCCTGCGGATCAAGGTCGACCTGAGGCCGGGCCACCCGCATGTGCGGTTCGTCCCCCGCGAGCAACTGGCGACGGCGGCCTGA
- a CDS encoding DUF2530 domain-containing protein, producing the protein MAKWTPTHEAPEPLEGPVVATITGGTILWFVLFLVQLPFYGWFDDHGHTWWVWTCLAGAGLGLIGIWYVRGRDAALKRAAAAKPGTADGGH; encoded by the coding sequence ATGGCGAAGTGGACACCGACACACGAGGCACCCGAGCCCCTGGAGGGGCCCGTCGTCGCCACCATCACCGGCGGAACGATCCTCTGGTTCGTCCTCTTCCTCGTCCAGCTCCCGTTCTACGGCTGGTTCGACGACCACGGGCACACCTGGTGGGTGTGGACGTGTCTGGCCGGTGCCGGGCTCGGACTGATCGGCATCTGGTACGTGCGGGGACGCGACGCCGCGCTCAAGCGGGCGGCCGCCGCGAAGCCCGGAACGGCCGACGGCGGCCACTGA
- a CDS encoding MarR family winged helix-turn-helix transcriptional regulator has product MPDLIHDGESAAAVSSLRSAVMLLGRRLKHQRVDESLSPTEMSVLGTLARCGSATPGELARKEHVQPPSMTRIVALLEAKGLVRLEPHPDDRRQKMVSQTEQAEAMLEESRSKRNAWLATLAEGLDEDEWETLRKAAPVLEKLAHL; this is encoded by the coding sequence ATGCCTGACCTGATCCACGACGGCGAGAGTGCCGCCGCCGTGAGCTCCCTTCGTTCCGCCGTGATGCTGCTGGGCCGACGCCTCAAGCACCAGCGCGTCGACGAGTCGCTGAGCCCCACCGAGATGTCGGTGCTCGGCACGCTCGCCCGCTGCGGTTCCGCCACCCCCGGTGAGCTGGCCCGCAAGGAGCATGTGCAGCCTCCGTCGATGACCCGCATCGTCGCGCTGCTCGAAGCCAAGGGACTGGTCAGACTGGAACCGCACCCCGATGACCGTCGCCAGAAGATGGTCAGCCAGACCGAGCAGGCCGAAGCCATGCTCGAGGAGAGCCGCTCCAAGCGGAACGCCTGGCTGGCCACCCTCGCCGAGGGCCTGGACGAGGACGAGTGGGAGACGCTGCGCAAGGCCGCACCAGTGCTGGAGAAGCTCGCCCACCTGTAG